A window of the Sphaerobacter thermophilus DSM 20745 genome harbors these coding sequences:
- a CDS encoding glycosyl hydrolase family 18 protein, translating to MAKHGSFRAARTGAVLLLLVATLAAAIAPAPREAEARTATVRWGYYITYDPTSLATLKAHVDKLDIVSPYFYHLNADGTIEDFSQPEALSVMRKAGVTIVPMIKNVPRWDDFRDTIATPEKRDAIVERLVDLVMENNYDGIHIDFEAVNASDAALLTDFQQRLAKRFRPLGKLVTQAIAARTSDAPTAWGGAYDYAALGAINDYVVVMAYDYHYAGGNPGPVAPLPWVRNVVTYTKSRMPAATILLGMPLYGYNWNVTEKQTATSVRYDQAQALLARPGAQGGYDTTQQTPWLRYTDDAGHEHEVWYENATSIRAKLDLMLDEGVGGFAFWRLGHEDPAVWDEVARLATPATRVPPFPATPDRVYFPETGHSLAYGFKHYWERNGGLPVFGFPWTEEFSEPNPDTGEVYTVQYFERQRFEYHPENAGTVYEVLLGRLGAAEAERRGLLGTEPFLPLPASTQPDANCDYFPVTGHRLCFGFREYWSSHGLEFGDPGISFRESLALFGYPISEEFTDPVTGRTVQYFERARFEYHPENAGTPYVVLLGLLGTDEVRNKGWIR from the coding sequence GCACCGCGACCGTACGCTGGGGTTACTACATCACGTATGACCCGACCTCGCTGGCCACACTCAAGGCCCACGTCGACAAACTCGACATTGTCTCGCCCTACTTCTACCACCTGAACGCCGACGGCACGATCGAGGACTTCTCCCAGCCAGAGGCGCTGAGCGTGATGCGCAAGGCCGGGGTCACCATCGTCCCGATGATCAAGAACGTGCCCCGCTGGGACGACTTCCGCGACACGATCGCCACGCCGGAGAAGCGCGATGCCATCGTCGAGCGGCTGGTCGACCTCGTGATGGAGAACAACTACGACGGCATCCACATCGACTTCGAGGCGGTCAACGCCAGCGACGCCGCGCTGCTGACCGACTTCCAGCAGCGGCTGGCCAAGCGCTTCCGTCCGCTAGGCAAGCTGGTCACCCAGGCCATCGCCGCCCGCACCTCGGACGCGCCGACGGCCTGGGGCGGCGCCTACGACTACGCGGCGCTCGGCGCGATCAACGACTATGTCGTCGTGATGGCGTATGACTACCACTATGCCGGCGGCAACCCCGGCCCTGTCGCGCCGCTCCCCTGGGTGCGCAACGTCGTGACCTACACCAAGAGCCGGATGCCTGCCGCGACCATCCTGCTGGGGATGCCCCTCTACGGCTACAACTGGAATGTGACGGAGAAGCAGACGGCGACCTCGGTCCGCTACGACCAGGCGCAGGCGCTCCTGGCCCGGCCCGGTGCTCAGGGCGGCTACGACACGACCCAGCAGACCCCGTGGCTGCGCTACACGGACGACGCCGGGCACGAGCACGAGGTCTGGTACGAGAACGCCACCAGCATCCGCGCCAAGCTCGACCTGATGCTGGACGAGGGCGTCGGCGGGTTCGCATTCTGGCGGCTCGGTCACGAGGATCCGGCTGTCTGGGATGAGGTCGCACGCCTGGCGACGCCCGCCACGCGCGTGCCGCCCTTCCCGGCGACGCCCGACCGCGTCTACTTCCCGGAAACCGGCCACTCCCTCGCCTACGGCTTCAAGCACTACTGGGAGCGCAACGGCGGTCTGCCGGTCTTCGGTTTTCCGTGGACCGAGGAGTTCAGCGAGCCGAATCCGGACACGGGTGAGGTCTACACCGTGCAGTACTTCGAGCGGCAGCGCTTCGAGTACCACCCTGAGAACGCCGGTACCGTCTACGAGGTGCTGCTTGGCCGCCTGGGTGCAGCCGAGGCCGAGCGCCGTGGCCTGCTCGGCACCGAGCCGTTCCTCCCGCTCCCGGCGTCGACCCAGCCCGACGCGAACTGCGACTACTTCCCGGTGACCGGCCATCGCCTCTGCTTCGGCTTCCGGGAGTACTGGAGCAGCCACGGGCTGGAGTTCGGGGATCCCGGCATCTCCTTCCGTGAGTCGCTGGCGCTCTTCGGCTACCCGATCTCGGAGGAGTTCACCGACCCGGTCACCGGGCGAACGGTGCAGTATTTCGAGCGCGCCCGCTTTGAGTACCATCCGGAGAACGCGGGCACTCCCTACGTCGTGCTGCTCGGCCTGCTCGGCACCGATGAGGTGCGCAACAAGGGGTGGATCCGGTGA